A DNA window from Hevea brasiliensis isolate MT/VB/25A 57/8 chromosome 2, ASM3005281v1, whole genome shotgun sequence contains the following coding sequences:
- the LOC110652327 gene encoding DNA repair RAD52-like protein 1, mitochondrial, with translation MSTMKMKLLTARSLSSQSPLKLKQSSLVLLKLSYSSNPYSSFSSFGETERPTETESNDVLTSGISRPLSEVLKELNKRVPDSVVRERREDGFSVKYIPWHMVNRIMNLHAPEWSGEVRNITYSADGKSVSVVYRVTLYGTDAEIYRESIGTASMDDVGFGDPVQKAEAMAFRRACARFGLGLHLYHEDMS, from the exons ATGTCGACCATGAAAATGAAGTTGCTCACAGCAAGATCACTGTCTTCTCAGTCCCCCTTGAAACTGAAGCAATCATCTTTAGTTCTTTTAAAACTATCCTATTCTTCCAACCCTTATTCTTCTTTCTCCTCTTTTGGAGAAACAGAGAGGCCAACTGAGACGGAAAGCAACGACGTCCTCACTTCAGGAATCAGCAGGCCACTATCGGAAGTTCTCAAAGAACTCAACAAAAGGGTCCCCGATTCCGTCGTAAGGGAACGCCGTGAGGATGGCTTCTCTGTCAAGTACATCCCCTG GCATATGGTCAACAGGATAATGAACTTGCACGCTCCAG AATGGTCTGGTGAGGTTCGGAACATAACTTATTCTGCTGATGGCAAGTCTGTGTCTGTTGTTTATCGTGTGACACTATATGGGACTGATGCTGAG ATATATAGGGAATCGATTGGGACTGCTTCCATGGACGATGTAGGTTTTGGAGATCCTGTACAAAAGGCAGAAGCAATGGCATTCCGTCGAGCCTGTGCACGCTTTGGGCTTGGTCTTCATCTTTATCATGAAGATATGTCTTAG
- the LOC110669220 gene encoding uncharacterized protein LOC110669220 isoform X2, translating into MTPANLAGQFGDTTYTKVFVGGLAWETQKETMKKYFEQFGEILEAVVITDKATGRSKGYGFVTFRDPEAAMRACVDAAPVIDGRRANCNLASLGVQRSKPSTPKHGGAGRNFRVMSSFQTGFGGGVGTTFPSAASFPHYAIQQGIPYNVYGYSPYSPDYTYPASYYSIYGGATAQYSMYGTGPGGMMTGAATAFYPYLQFGEGSGGGAAGYTSGQSYGVQYPHHLFQYSAINSTGAYPQHYGAPMSLAPTAALQSVCFAVPQA; encoded by the exons ATGACTCCAGCGAATTTGGCCGGGCAGTTTGGTGACACTACATACACCAAGGTGTTTGTTGGGGGCTTGGCTTGGGAGACACAAAAAGAGACCATGAAGAAGTACTTTGAGCAGTTTGGTGAGATCTTGGAGGCTGTTGTCATCACCGATAAGGCCACCGGCAGATCCAAGGGATACGGATTT GTAACTTTTCGGGATCCGGAAGCAGCTATGAGGGCCTGTGTTGATGCTGCTCCTGTGATAGATGGGAGAAGGGCTAATTGCAACCTTGCATCTTTGGGAGTTCAGAGATCCAAACCTTCTACTCCAAAGCATG GAGGAGCAGGTAGGAACTTTAGGGTAATGAGCTCTTTTCAGACTGGGTTTGGAGGTGGGGTGGGAACAACTTTTCCTTCAGCAGCATCCTTCCCTCATTATGCCATCCAGCAAGGGATACCTTATAATGTTTATGG GTACTCTCCATACTCGCCAGACTACACTTACCCGGCG AGCTACTACAGTATATATGGAGGGGCAACTGCCCAGTATTCTATGTACGGAACTGGGCCTGGAGGGATGATGACAGGTGCGGCAACTGCGTTTTATCCTTATCTCCAATTTGGAGAGGGAAGTGGAGGAGGAGCTGCTGGCTACACTTCAGGGCAAAGCTATGGTGTTCAGTATCCTCACCATCTGTTTCAGTATTCAGCCATTAATTCAACTGGAGCGTACCCCCAGCACTATGGTGCACCCATGTCTCTTGCACCAACTGCAGCTTTGCAATCAG TGTGCTTTGCTGTGCCACAGGCGTGA
- the LOC110669220 gene encoding uncharacterized protein LOC110669220 isoform X1, whose translation MTPANLAGQFGDTTYTKVFVGGLAWETQKETMKKYFEQFGEILEAVVITDKATGRSKGYGFVTFRDPEAAMRACVDAAPVIDGRRANCNLASLGVQRSKPSTPKHGGAGRNFRVMSSFQTGFGGGVGTTFPSAASFPHYAIQQGIPYNVYGYSPYSPDYTYPASYYSIYGGATAQYSMYGTGPGGMMTGAATAFYPYLQFGEGSGGGAAGYTSGQSYGVQYPHHLFQYSAINSTGAYPQHYGAPMSLAPTAALQSGVTMALRAPPIPHR comes from the exons ATGACTCCAGCGAATTTGGCCGGGCAGTTTGGTGACACTACATACACCAAGGTGTTTGTTGGGGGCTTGGCTTGGGAGACACAAAAAGAGACCATGAAGAAGTACTTTGAGCAGTTTGGTGAGATCTTGGAGGCTGTTGTCATCACCGATAAGGCCACCGGCAGATCCAAGGGATACGGATTT GTAACTTTTCGGGATCCGGAAGCAGCTATGAGGGCCTGTGTTGATGCTGCTCCTGTGATAGATGGGAGAAGGGCTAATTGCAACCTTGCATCTTTGGGAGTTCAGAGATCCAAACCTTCTACTCCAAAGCATG GAGGAGCAGGTAGGAACTTTAGGGTAATGAGCTCTTTTCAGACTGGGTTTGGAGGTGGGGTGGGAACAACTTTTCCTTCAGCAGCATCCTTCCCTCATTATGCCATCCAGCAAGGGATACCTTATAATGTTTATGG GTACTCTCCATACTCGCCAGACTACACTTACCCGGCG AGCTACTACAGTATATATGGAGGGGCAACTGCCCAGTATTCTATGTACGGAACTGGGCCTGGAGGGATGATGACAGGTGCGGCAACTGCGTTTTATCCTTATCTCCAATTTGGAGAGGGAAGTGGAGGAGGAGCTGCTGGCTACACTTCAGGGCAAAGCTATGGTGTTCAGTATCCTCACCATCTGTTTCAGTATTCAGCCATTAATTCAACTGGAGCGTACCCCCAGCACTATGGTGCACCCATGTCTCTTGCACCAACTGCAGCTTTGCAATCAG GCGTGACCATGGCTCTTCGTGCCCCGCCAATTCCTCATCGCTAG